A region of the Burkholderia pyrrocinia genome:
ACGCACCCGTGCAAGCAGCGCGTGATCGAGCACCTCGACGCGCTGTCGGACGACGCCCGCGCGCTCGGCGCGGTGAACACCGTGCTGTTCAACGACGGCAAGCGGATCGGCCACAACACCGACTGGTCGGGCTTCGCGAAATCATTCCGCCGCGGGCTGCCCGGCGCGTCGCTCGAGCGCGTCGTTCAACTCGGCGCCGGCGGCGCGGGCGCGGCCGTGGCCCACGCGGCGCTGCAGATGGGCGCGGCAGAACTGACGATTTTCGACGTCGACGGCACGCGTGCCGCCGCGCTCGCGGCCGAGCTGCAGCAGCGTTTCTCTGCGGCACGGGTCGTGCAGGGCGACGATCTCGCGGCCGCGATGCGTGCCGCGACGGGCCTGATCCACGCGACGCCGACCGGCATGACCAAGCACCCCGGCCTGCCGCTGCCGGCCGAACTGCTCCATGCGGGCATGTGGGTGGCCGACATCGTGTATTTCCCGCTCGAAACCGAACTGATCCGTGCCGCGCGTGCGGCCGGCTGCGCCACGCTGCCGGGCGGCGGGATGGCCGTCTACCAGGCTGTCGACGCGTTCGAGATCTTCACCGGACGTACGCCCGACGCCGAGCGGATGTTCGATCACTTTCAGTCGCTCGTCGCGCGCTGACCCCCTTGTAGACCTTGTAGATACAGAAAGAGAGACCAGGAGACGACCATGCAGCACACCACCCACACGAATGCCGCGCCGGCGCAGGCGACCGGCACGGTCCGGCGCACGTCAGCGCGCTACAAGATTCTCGCGCTGCTCGCGATCGGCACGATGATCAACTATCTCGACCGTACCGTGCTGGGGGTGGCTGCGCCGCAGCTCACCAAGGAACTCGGCATCAACGCGGCCGTGATGGGCATCATGTTCTCCGCGTTCTCGTGGACGTACGTCGCGATGCAGGTGCCCGGCGGCCTGTTCCTCGACCGCTTCGGCAGCAAGATCACCTATTACTGGTCGATGACGCTGTGGTCGCTGTGCACGTTCCTGCAGGGCTTCGTGCCGGGCATCGCGACGCTGTTCGCATGCCGGCTCGGCCTCGGCGTGACAGAGGCGCCGTGCTTCCCGACCAACAGCCGCGTCGTCGCGACGTGGTTCCCGCAGAACGAACGCGCGATGGCGACCGGCACCTATACCGTCGGCGAGTACATCGGTCTCGCGTTCTTCAGCCCCGTGCTGTTCGCGCTGATGGGCGCGTTCGGCTGGCGCTCGCTGTTCTGGGTCGTCGGCGCGGTCGGCATCGCGTTCGGCCTGGTCTGGTGGAAGTTCTATCACGAGCCGCGCAACCATCCGGGCGCCAACTCGGAAGAGCTTGCGTATATCGAGGCGGGCGGCGGTCTCGTGCACGCTGCACGCAAGGACGGCGACAACGGCGGCAAGGGCGAGCAGAAGAAGTTCAGCTGGGCGATGGCCGGCCAGTTGCTGAAGAAGCGCCAGCTCGCGGGCATCTGCCTCGGCCAGTTCGCCGGCAACTCGACGCTCGTGTTCTTCCTGACCTGGTTCCCGACCTACCTCGCGACCGAGCGCCACATGGGCTGGCTGAAGATCGGCTTCTTCGCGGTGATGCCGTTCATCGCCGCGTCGGTCGGCGTGATGTTCGGCGGGATCTTCTCCGACTGGCTGCTGCGCCGCGGCAAGTCCGCGAACCTCGCACGCAAGCTGCCGATCATCGCGGGCCTGCTGCTCGCATCGACGATCATTCTCGCGAACTACGTGAAGAGCAATGAAGCCGTGATCGCGATCATGTCGGTTGCGTTCTTCGCGCAGGGGATGGCCGCACTCGGCTGGACGCTCGTGTCGGACATCGCGCCGGACGGGCTGCTCGGCGTGACGGGCGGCATCTTCAACTTCGCGGCGAACCTCGCGGGGATCGTCACGCCGCTGGTCGTCGGCTTCATCGTCGCGTCGACCGGGTCGTTCGTCGGCGCGCTCGTGTTCATCGGCGTGATCGCGCTGGTCGGTGCGCTGTCGTACATCTTCGTCGTCGGCGACATCAAGCGGATCGAGCTTTAAGCACCGGCTCCACGCACCTCGCGTGCGTTCGCCCGGCGGCCGGTTGGCCGCCGGGCTTTTTGTTGGTGCGCCGGCGGGTGTGCCGACTTGTGTCCCGGCTCGCGTGCCGCGTCAAGCGCGCTGCACGGCGATGCCGAGCGATTCGACCGCCTGCGCGATCGCCGCGACCGCGCGCCGGATATCGTCGGCATCGATCGCGCCGATGCAGCCGACGCGGAACGTCTCGAGCTGCGTGAGCTTGCCCGGATACAGGATGAAACCCGCGTCGCGCACCGCGTCGTAGAAGCGGCGGAAATCGTAGGCCGGATGGTCGGGCGCGTGGAACGTGACGATCACGGGCGCCTGCACGCTCGCGTCGAGGAATGGGACAAAGCCGAGCGCGCGCATCGATTCGACCAGCGTCCGGCAGTTCTCCGCATAGCGCGCGCCGCGCGCCGGCTGGCCGCCTTCGGCGAGATACTGGTCGAGCGCGGCGCGCAGCGCGGCGATCACGTGCGTCGGCGGCGTGAAGCGCCACTGACCCGTCTTGCGCAGGTACGCATATTGATCGTGGAGATCGAGCGCGAGCGACCGCGAGTTGCCTTCGCTTGCGTCGAGCGCGTCGCGCCGCACGATCGCGAAACCCATCCCCGGCACGCCTTCGAGGCATTTGCCGCTCGCCGAGATCAACGCGTCGATGCCGCTGTCCGCCAGCGCGATCGGCAGCGCGCCGAACGAACTCATTGCGTCGACGATCAGCCGCTTGTTGTGGCGTCGGCACACGGCCGCGATTGCGTCCAGCGGATTCAGGATGCCGGCGCTCGTTTCCAGGTGCACGAGCGCGACGTGCGTGATGCGCGGCTCGCGTGCGAACGCGGCCTCGACCGCTGCCGCGTCGACGGCCGCGTCCTCGCCGAACGGCAATGCGATCGCGTCGATGCCGATGCGGCCGAGGATCTTCAGGATGCGCGCGCAATACGCGCCGTTGTCGGGCACGAGCACGACGCCATCGCGCGGCACCAGCGTGCCGAGCGCGGCCTCGACCGAGAACGTGCCGCTGCCCTGCATCGGCACGCACACGTAGTCGTCACCGCCGCGCGCGATGGTGACGAGGTCCGCGCAGACGCTGGCCGTCAGTTGGTTGAAAGGGGCGTCCCACGACCCCCAGTCATGTTGCATTGCGTGGCGGGTTGTGGCGGACGTGGTGAGCGGGCCGGGCGTGAGCAGGATCGGATCGGGCATGGGTTTTCTCTAGCGAAGGTCGGACGAAACGCCGGGCGGCATTTCTGAATGACTTGCATGATAGTGGCAAAATGTGTCATTTTTTGGAAATTGTGGCACTCGTCATGGGTTTGTCATCGAACGCTGTGATCCTTCGGTTGCCGCGCGAAACCACCTTCAGCGCGGCAACGAGGCGGGCCGGCCAAGCGGTTCGCCCGGATCGATAACAGGCGCCGGATCGTGCCCCGGCCGTTTGGTGTTCCGCCTACGGAGAAGTGAGATGACACTGCAGAATTCCTCGCGCGCCGCTGCCGGCGCGTTCCGCAAGCTCGCGCTGGCCGCCTGCGCCGCCGGTCTGCTGCAAGGTGCCGCGATGCCGGCGCATGCGGCAAACGCGGTCGTGCTGTATACGGCGGACGGTCTCGAGAACCTCTATCGCGATGTACTGCCGGCCTTCGAGAAGAAGGAAGGCGTCAAGGTCAACATCGTGACGGCGGGTAGCGGCGAGGTCGTCAACCGCGCGAACATCGAGAAGAATTCCCCGAAGGCCGACGTGATCGTCACGCTGCCGCCGTTCATTCAGCAGGCCGGCCAGATGGGCCTGCTGCAGCCGTACCAGAGCGTGAACTACAAGAACGTGCCGGCCATCGCGAAGTCCGAGGACGGCATGTGGGCGACGTTCGTGAACAACTACTTCTCGTTCGCGATCAACCCGGACGTCGTGAAGAACCAGCCGAAGACGTTCGCCGACCTGCTGTCGCCGGCGTATGCCGGCAAGGTTGCGTACTCGAACCCGGCCACGGCCGGCGACGGGATGGCGGTGCTGATCCTGACGACCTCGCTGATGGGCGAGGACAAGGCGTTCGACTACCTCGCGAAGCTGTCGCAGAGCGTGAAGTTCCACACGAAGGGCACGGGCTACCTGAACGTGCTGCTGTCGCGTAACGAGATCAGCGTCGCGAACGGCGACCTGCAGATGGACCTCGACGACGCCGAACACGGCGCGCTGTCCGTCAAGCCGATCTTCCTGGCCGCGAAGGAAGGCGACCAGCCGACCACGTTCCAGCTCCCGTACGGCATCGGCCTGATCAAGAGCGGCCCGAACCAGGACGTCGGCAAGAAGCTGATCGACTACCTGATGTCGACGGAAGTGCAGTCGAAGGTGCCGGACATGTACGGCATCCCGGGCCGCACGGACGTGCCGCTGGCCGGCAAGAACGGCGACGCGGTCAAGAAGGCGATCGCGGGCGTGAAGCTGATCCCGGTCGACTGGACCCAGGTGATGGCGAAGAAGCCGGTGTGGATCGAGCGCTGGAAGAAGGACGTGATCGGCAGCTCGGGCAAGCAGCTCGACGTCGTCAAGCCGAAGTGATCGGCGCACGCCGCCTGTATTAGCGAGCAAGAGGACGAACCCGGTGGAAACCACCCTGACCCATCCCGGCGCATTCGGCGCCGCCGCACCGCACGCGACGCTGCGGTCCGGCGCGCCGGGCGGCGTGCAGGTCGAGCACCTGAGCGTGCGCTACGGCGCACGCACGGTGCTGGAAGATCTGTCGCTGTCGATCGGCGCCGGCGAATTTCTGACCGTGCTCGGCAAGAGCGGCTGCGGCAAGACCACGCTGCTGCGCTTCATCGCCGGGTTCGTGAAGGCCGACGGCCTGACCGGCACGCTGACCGTTGCCGGACGTGACCTGACCTATGCGCCGCCGCACAAGCGCAATCTCGGTCTGCTGTTCCAGAATTACGCGCTGTTCCCGCACCTGTCGGTGTTCGAGAACGTCGCATTCGGGCTGCGCGCGCGCAGCATGGCGTCGGCGGAAGTGACGCGACGCGTCGCCGACGCGCTGAAGCTCGTGCAGCTCGGCGATGCGGGCCACCACCTGCCCGCGCAACTGTCGGGCGGGATGCAGCAGCGCGTCGCGCTGGCCCGCGCGCTCGTGATCGAGCCGGACGTGCTGCTGCTCGACGAGCCGCTGTCGGCGCTCGACGCCAACCTGCGCGCGTCGGTGCGCAGCGAACTGAAGGCGCTGCACGAGCGCCTGCCGAACCTGACCGTCGTCTGCGTGACGCACGACCGCGACGACGCGCTCGTGCTGTCCGACCGCGCGCTGCTGATGCGCGACGGCCACATCGCGCAGCTCGGCACGCCGCAGCAGCTTTACGACGAGCCGCGGGACGGCTACGTCGCACGCTATCTCGGCCCGGCGAACCTGCTGCCGCCGCACGTGATCTTCCCGCTCGGCGATCCGCGCCACGACGTGCGCGGCAAGGTCGCGTGCGTGCGCCCCGAGCGCCTGACCGTGATGCCGCCCGCGGCGGGCGGCCTGCACGGCACGGTGTCGTCCGTCGAATGGCAGGGCGCGGACCTGTCGATCGCGGTCGTGATCGACGCGGCACCCGACGAACCCGTGCGCGTGACGATGCAACGCGGCCGCGGCGCGGCCCCCGAGCGCGGTGCGCGCGTTTCCCTGCATTGCGAGGCAGACGATGTCGTCCTTATCGAGCCCTGAAGCCGGCCTGCCGCCGCACGTGCTCGCGTCCGCCGCCGCGCACGCCGCCGTCGCGCGGCGCCGCAAGCGCATGGGCGACCTGCACCTGGCCGCGCTCGCAGCCGTCGTGCTGGGCCCGCTTGTCATCTATCCGTTGGTGCGGCTCGTGCTGCTGAGCGTATCGGGCGATCACGGGCTGAGCCTGGCCGCGTACCGGACCTTCTTCGGCAACCCCGACACGCGCAACGTGCTGCTGACGACGCTCGGCGTGCTGTTCGCGAGCGCCGGCACCGCGTCGGTGCTCGGCGTGCTGCTGGCCGCGCTGCTGTTCTTCAAGCCGTTTCCGGGCGCATCGCTCGTCACGCGCTTCCTGGAACTGTACGTCGCGTTTCCGTCGTTCCTCGTCGCGTTCACGCTGATCTTCCTGTACGGCTCGCAAGGGTCGATCAGCATCGCGCTGCAGCACCTGTTCCATCTCGAGAATCCGCCGCTCGATTTCCTGTTCGGCATCGGTGGCGTGATTCTCGCGCAGACCGTGTTCTATACGCCGTTCGTCGTGCGGCCGACGCTCGCATCGTTCGCGACGCTCGACCTGCGGCTGATCGAAGCCGCGCGCAGCCTCGGCGCGCCTGGCTGGATGCTCGCGCGCCGCGTCGTGCTGCCGATCGCGTGGCCGGGCATCGCCGCCGGCACCGTGCTGTGCTTCCTGCTGACGCTGAACGAATTCGGGATTTTGCTCGTGCTTGGCAGCGCGCGGCTCGTGACGCTGCCGGTCGCGATCTACAGCAGCGCGACCGTCGATCTCGACCTGCCGACCGCGTCGGCCGGCGCGGTCGTGATGCTCGCGCTGTCGCTGGCGTTGTACATGGTTTATCGCCGGGTGAACCGGCGCGCGACGGGAGGAAACGATGTCCGCTGAATTCCGTATCGGGCAGGGCGTGCCGCGTCACCAGATCGGCTGGAGCGACGCGCTGCTCAAGCATGCGTCTCGCGCGGCGCTCGCGCTGGCCGCATTCGCGTGCTTCTGGTTGTTCGTACTGCCCGTCATCGTCGTCGCGCTGTCGAGCGTGTCGACGCAATGGTCGGGCACGATCTTGCCGGCCGGCTACAGCCTGCGCTGGTTCGAGCGGCTCGGGTCGCCGGAATACGACGCGCTGCTGACGAGCCTCGAGATCGGCTTCGGCGTGGCGGCGATCGGCACGATCCTCGGGCTGTGGCTCGCGCTTGCGCTCGAAGGGCGCGACCGGCGCGGCCTCGGCGCGGTCGTCGACGCGCTCGTGATGGTGCCGAACGGTGTGCCGAGCGTCGTGCTCGGGCTCGCGGTGCTGATCGCGTATCACCAGAAGCCGCTCGACCTGTCGAGCTCGGCGGCGATCGTCGTGCTCGTGCAGCTCGCGCTGATTCTGCCGTTCTGCTATCGCTGCGCGGCCGCCGCGCTGCGTCCGGAACTGACCGTGCTGCGCGAAGCCGCGGCGAGCCTCGGTGCGCCGCCCGCGATGGTGCTGCGCCGCGTGCTGCTGCCGCAACTCGTGCCGGCGCTGCGCGCGAGCCTCGCACTCGGCTTCGCGCTGTCGCTCGGCGAGCTCGGCGCGACGCTGACGGTTTATCCGCCCGGCTTCGCGACCGTGCCGATCGTCGTGATCGGCCAGGTGGAGCGTGGTTATTACCTCCCGGCATCGGCGCTGTCGCTGCTGATGCTCGGTGCGTCGCTCGCGGCGCTGCTGCTGATCGCCGCGCGCGTGCCGCGCGGCACGCGCGCGGCATCATGAACGCCGCGTTCGCATTGCGCCATCCCGGTGAAGCGTCGGCGCCCGGCGCATCGCCGGATCTCGCGGGACGATCCGTCGACGTCAACGGCCGGCGCTACCGGCTGCCGGTCGAGCCGACCGTGGTCGTCTGCGTCGACGGCTGCGAGTACGACTATCTCGAACGCGCGGTGGAGGCGGGCGTCGCGCCGTTCATCGGCCGGATGATCGCGGAAGGTACGGCGTGGCGCGCCGATTGCGTCGTGCCGACCTTCACCAACCCGAACAACCTGTCGATCGTCTGCGGCGTGCCGCCGTCGGTCCACGGGATCTGCGGCAACTATTTCTGGGACGCGACCGCCGACGGCGGGCGCGGCGCCGAAGTGATGATGAACGACCCGGCCTATCTGCGGGCCGGCACGCTGCTCGCGGCGGTGTCCGACGACGGTGCACGGGTGGCCGTCGTG
Encoded here:
- a CDS encoding shikimate dehydrogenase, translating into MSRPSFLIGLIGQGIGGSLSPAMHEEEGFRQGFGYVYRRIDLDALGVTVDALPQLLDAAQRMGYNGLNITHPCKQRVIEHLDALSDDARALGAVNTVLFNDGKRIGHNTDWSGFAKSFRRGLPGASLERVVQLGAGGAGAAVAHAALQMGAAELTIFDVDGTRAAALAAELQQRFSAARVVQGDDLAAAMRAATGLIHATPTGMTKHPGLPLPAELLHAGMWVADIVYFPLETELIRAARAAGCATLPGGGMAVYQAVDAFEIFTGRTPDAERMFDHFQSLVAR
- a CDS encoding MFS transporter gives rise to the protein MQHTTHTNAAPAQATGTVRRTSARYKILALLAIGTMINYLDRTVLGVAAPQLTKELGINAAVMGIMFSAFSWTYVAMQVPGGLFLDRFGSKITYYWSMTLWSLCTFLQGFVPGIATLFACRLGLGVTEAPCFPTNSRVVATWFPQNERAMATGTYTVGEYIGLAFFSPVLFALMGAFGWRSLFWVVGAVGIAFGLVWWKFYHEPRNHPGANSEELAYIEAGGGLVHAARKDGDNGGKGEQKKFSWAMAGQLLKKRQLAGICLGQFAGNSTLVFFLTWFPTYLATERHMGWLKIGFFAVMPFIAASVGVMFGGIFSDWLLRRGKSANLARKLPIIAGLLLASTIILANYVKSNEAVIAIMSVAFFAQGMAALGWTLVSDIAPDGLLGVTGGIFNFAANLAGIVTPLVVGFIVASTGSFVGALVFIGVIALVGALSYIFVVGDIKRIEL
- a CDS encoding 2-aminoethylphosphonate--pyruvate transaminase, yielding MPDPILLTPGPLTTSATTRHAMQHDWGSWDAPFNQLTASVCADLVTIARGGDDYVCVPMQGSGTFSVEAALGTLVPRDGVVLVPDNGAYCARILKILGRIGIDAIALPFGEDAAVDAAAVEAAFAREPRITHVALVHLETSAGILNPLDAIAAVCRRHNKRLIVDAMSSFGALPIALADSGIDALISASGKCLEGVPGMGFAIVRRDALDASEGNSRSLALDLHDQYAYLRKTGQWRFTPPTHVIAALRAALDQYLAEGGQPARGARYAENCRTLVESMRALGFVPFLDASVQAPVIVTFHAPDHPAYDFRRFYDAVRDAGFILYPGKLTQLETFRVGCIGAIDADDIRRAVAAIAQAVESLGIAVQRA
- the phnS gene encoding 2-aminoethylphosphonate ABC transporter substrate-binding protein, translating into MTLQNSSRAAAGAFRKLALAACAAGLLQGAAMPAHAANAVVLYTADGLENLYRDVLPAFEKKEGVKVNIVTAGSGEVVNRANIEKNSPKADVIVTLPPFIQQAGQMGLLQPYQSVNYKNVPAIAKSEDGMWATFVNNYFSFAINPDVVKNQPKTFADLLSPAYAGKVAYSNPATAGDGMAVLILTTSLMGEDKAFDYLAKLSQSVKFHTKGTGYLNVLLSRNEISVANGDLQMDLDDAEHGALSVKPIFLAAKEGDQPTTFQLPYGIGLIKSGPNQDVGKKLIDYLMSTEVQSKVPDMYGIPGRTDVPLAGKNGDAVKKAIAGVKLIPVDWTQVMAKKPVWIERWKKDVIGSSGKQLDVVKPK
- the phnT gene encoding 2-aminoethylphosphonate ABC transport system ATP-binding subunit PhnT; the encoded protein is METTLTHPGAFGAAAPHATLRSGAPGGVQVEHLSVRYGARTVLEDLSLSIGAGEFLTVLGKSGCGKTTLLRFIAGFVKADGLTGTLTVAGRDLTYAPPHKRNLGLLFQNYALFPHLSVFENVAFGLRARSMASAEVTRRVADALKLVQLGDAGHHLPAQLSGGMQQRVALARALVIEPDVLLLDEPLSALDANLRASVRSELKALHERLPNLTVVCVTHDRDDALVLSDRALLMRDGHIAQLGTPQQLYDEPRDGYVARYLGPANLLPPHVIFPLGDPRHDVRGKVACVRPERLTVMPPAAGGLHGTVSSVEWQGADLSIAVVIDAAPDEPVRVTMQRGRGAAPERGARVSLHCEADDVVLIEP
- the phnU gene encoding 2-aminoethylphosphonate ABC transporter permease subunit, translated to MSSLSSPEAGLPPHVLASAAAHAAVARRRKRMGDLHLAALAAVVLGPLVIYPLVRLVLLSVSGDHGLSLAAYRTFFGNPDTRNVLLTTLGVLFASAGTASVLGVLLAALLFFKPFPGASLVTRFLELYVAFPSFLVAFTLIFLYGSQGSISIALQHLFHLENPPLDFLFGIGGVILAQTVFYTPFVVRPTLASFATLDLRLIEAARSLGAPGWMLARRVVLPIAWPGIAAGTVLCFLLTLNEFGILLVLGSARLVTLPVAIYSSATVDLDLPTASAGAVVMLALSLALYMVYRRVNRRATGGNDVR
- the phnV gene encoding 2-aminoethylphosphonate ABC transport system, membrane component PhnV; translation: MSAEFRIGQGVPRHQIGWSDALLKHASRAALALAAFACFWLFVLPVIVVALSSVSTQWSGTILPAGYSLRWFERLGSPEYDALLTSLEIGFGVAAIGTILGLWLALALEGRDRRGLGAVVDALVMVPNGVPSVVLGLAVLIAYHQKPLDLSSSAAIVVLVQLALILPFCYRCAAAALRPELTVLREAAASLGAPPAMVLRRVLLPQLVPALRASLALGFALSLGELGATLTVYPPGFATVPIVVIGQVERGYYLPASALSLLMLGASLAALLLIAARVPRGTRAAS